The following proteins come from a genomic window of Blastococcus sp. HT6-30:
- a CDS encoding ABC transporter ATP-binding protein, whose protein sequence is MVVPPAQRRPDGPVSRPAALVLDDVSVTRGGRTVWSDGTFTVAAGAVVGVIGPNGAGKTTLFQVALGLLPASGGRVEVLGAPPRRGNRRIGYVPQNYTSALGDAIRCRDLVTLGLTGNRFGLRRTSAAERARVDSALERVGAAGFADRRMSEISGGQQQRVAIAQAIVDDAELLLLDEPLANLDLRNQQEVVQLLGQLHRERDVTVMVVAHDLNPLLPVLTEAIYLLDGHPHHDPITDVVQEELLTHLYGTPVGVVRTAQGDLFTRAAWRDPQR, encoded by the coding sequence GTGGTGGTTCCCCCGGCGCAGCGACGCCCCGACGGCCCCGTGAGCCGCCCCGCAGCCCTGGTCCTCGACGACGTCAGCGTCACCCGCGGAGGGCGCACCGTCTGGTCCGACGGCACCTTCACCGTGGCGGCCGGGGCGGTCGTCGGCGTCATCGGCCCCAACGGGGCCGGCAAGACCACCCTCTTCCAGGTGGCACTGGGCCTGCTGCCGGCGTCCGGCGGCCGGGTGGAGGTCCTCGGCGCCCCGCCACGGCGCGGGAACCGCCGCATCGGCTACGTCCCGCAGAACTACACCTCGGCCCTCGGCGACGCCATCCGCTGCCGCGACCTGGTCACGCTCGGCCTGACCGGCAACCGCTTCGGGCTGCGCCGCACCTCGGCCGCCGAGCGGGCACGGGTGGACTCCGCGCTGGAACGGGTGGGCGCGGCCGGTTTCGCCGATCGACGCATGTCGGAGATCTCCGGGGGCCAGCAGCAGCGGGTCGCGATCGCCCAGGCCATCGTCGACGACGCAGAGTTGCTGCTCCTCGACGAGCCACTGGCGAACCTCGACCTGCGCAACCAGCAGGAGGTCGTGCAGCTGCTCGGCCAGCTCCACCGGGAGCGGGACGTGACGGTGATGGTCGTCGCGCACGATCTCAACCCGCTGCTGCCGGTGCTCACCGAAGCCATCTACCTGCTCGACGGCCACCCGCACCACGACCCGATCACCGACGTCGTGCAGGAGGAGCTGCTCACGCACCTCTACGGCACCCCGGTCGGGGTCGTGCGCACCGCGCAGGGCGACCTGTTCACCCGCGCCGCCTGGCGGGACCCCCAGCGATGA
- a CDS encoding metal ABC transporter permease: MSGALAAVEFQSNWLQILQAPFMQNAMIGGSLVAVAAGLLGYFVITRQNAFAAHALAHIGFPGATGAILVGAPVTLGLALFCLGGGLLIGLLGRRVADREMATGTVLALATALGVLFASLASANASTTTSVLFGNLLAITRDQLAAYAAFTALVVLVLAVIARPLVFASVDPAVAEARGVPVRALGVAFVVLLALTITMAVQVVGTLLLFALVVTPAATALRLTARPARVATLAVALALGSVWGGLVLAAMVNLPPSFFIVGLAALAWVVVLLVTGPRAARRANRPLVGTHHAH, translated from the coding sequence ATGAGCGGCGCCCTGGCCGCCGTGGAGTTCCAGTCGAACTGGCTGCAGATCCTGCAGGCGCCGTTCATGCAGAACGCGATGATCGGCGGCTCGCTGGTCGCCGTCGCCGCCGGGCTGCTGGGCTACTTCGTCATCACCCGGCAGAACGCGTTCGCCGCGCACGCGCTGGCGCACATCGGGTTCCCGGGCGCGACCGGGGCCATCCTCGTCGGGGCACCCGTCACCCTCGGCCTGGCCCTCTTCTGCCTCGGTGGCGGGCTGCTGATCGGCCTGCTGGGACGGCGGGTCGCCGACCGGGAGATGGCCACCGGCACGGTCCTGGCGCTCGCGACGGCGCTGGGCGTGCTGTTCGCCTCGCTGGCCAGCGCCAACGCCAGCACCACGACGTCGGTGCTGTTCGGCAACCTGCTGGCCATCACCCGCGACCAGCTCGCCGCCTACGCGGCCTTCACCGCGCTGGTCGTGCTGGTGCTCGCGGTCATCGCCCGCCCCCTGGTGTTCGCCTCGGTGGACCCGGCCGTCGCCGAGGCGCGGGGCGTCCCCGTCCGGGCGCTCGGCGTGGCCTTCGTGGTCCTGCTGGCGCTGACCATCACGATGGCCGTGCAGGTGGTGGGCACCCTGCTGCTCTTCGCGCTGGTGGTGACGCCGGCCGCGACGGCGCTGCGCCTGACGGCCCGGCCGGCACGCGTGGCCACGCTTGCCGTCGCCCTGGCGCTCGGCTCGGTCTGGGGCGGGCTGGTGCTGGCGGCGATGGTGAACCTGCCGCCGAGCTTCTTCATCGTGGGGCTCGCCGCGCTGGCCTGGGTGGTCGTCCTGCTGGTCACCGGCCCCCGTGCCGCCCGGCGGGCGAACCGGCCGCTGGTAGGCACCCACCACGCGCACTGA
- a CDS encoding TetR/AcrR family transcriptional regulator produces MTAALPLAADDDISAPVRRSRAERQAIVLDTAERLFAGRSSRSVGMDELVRETGLGKMTVYRLFKSKDDLVGAYLTRKAATVLGFIDAELDRLEGDPRAALLSVVDAVERDVIRTGFRGCPFTNVSSEYDDPQHPARSAAADYKFELHARLERLADEIVPGDGDDLAAQIHLIIDGMYLSGGLLGPDGPAAHGRRLAERLIEIAVTRG; encoded by the coding sequence GTGACCGCCGCCCTGCCCCTCGCCGCCGACGACGACATCTCGGCACCGGTCCGCCGCAGCCGCGCCGAGCGGCAGGCGATCGTCCTGGACACCGCCGAGCGCCTCTTCGCCGGGCGCAGCTCACGCAGCGTCGGCATGGACGAGCTCGTGCGGGAGACCGGCCTCGGCAAGATGACGGTCTACCGGCTGTTCAAGAGCAAGGACGACCTCGTCGGCGCCTACCTGACGCGGAAGGCGGCCACCGTGCTGGGCTTCATCGACGCCGAGCTGGACCGGCTGGAGGGCGACCCGCGCGCCGCGCTGCTGTCCGTCGTCGACGCGGTGGAGCGCGACGTCATCCGGACGGGGTTCCGCGGCTGCCCGTTCACCAACGTCAGCAGCGAGTACGACGACCCGCAGCACCCCGCCCGCAGCGCGGCCGCCGACTACAAGTTCGAGCTGCACGCCCGCCTCGAGCGGCTGGCCGACGAGATCGTGCCCGGCGACGGCGACGACCTCGCCGCCCAGATCCACCTGATCATCGACGGCATGTACCTCTCCGGCGGCCTGCTGGGCCCCGACGGCCCCGCCGCGCACGGCCGCCGGCTGGCCGAGCGGCTGATCGAGATCGCGGTCACCCGGGGCTGA
- a CDS encoding LapA family protein produces MTAPDPHRPGTAGDPLSVGLGNRSTGSADGGSDAPAPAPPPQQAPQKERHTGRTIGRSLALALLIFFTVVLVLFIVFNGQTVRISLVFGDVQGPLVVALLIAAALGGLLAWLAGIVLRARRRRR; encoded by the coding sequence GTGACCGCCCCCGACCCGCACCGGCCCGGTACGGCCGGAGACCCGCTGAGCGTGGGCCTGGGCAACCGCTCGACCGGTTCCGCCGACGGCGGATCGGACGCGCCGGCCCCGGCGCCGCCGCCGCAGCAGGCCCCGCAGAAGGAGCGGCACACCGGCCGGACCATCGGCCGGTCGCTGGCGCTCGCTCTGCTGATCTTCTTCACCGTCGTCCTGGTGCTGTTCATCGTCTTCAACGGCCAGACGGTGCGGATCAGCCTGGTGTTCGGCGACGTGCAGGGCCCGCTGGTGGTGGCGCTGCTGATCGCCGCGGCGCTCGGCGGGCTGCTGGCCTGGCTGGCCGGCATCGTGCTCCGGGCGCGGCGCCGCCGCCGCTGA
- a CDS encoding acyl-CoA dehydrogenase, translating to MSHYTANLRDLEFNLFEFLDTKDRFGTGPFEQMDAETARGILAEVRRLAEGPVAASFTDADRNPPVFDPATHSVTLPESFKKSVKAIEDGEWYRLDLPEHLGGFGAPHTLTWAAFEMILGANPAAFMYGSGTAFAAILHELGTPDQKRMAELMLENGWGATMVLTEPDAGSDVGAATTKAVQQPDGSWHISGVKRFITSAEHDLSDNIIHLVLARPEGARAGTKGLSLFVVPKFHVDLATGELGERNGAYVTNVEKKMGLKVSTTCELTFGDGPVPAKGWLVGEVHDGIAQMFQVIEHARMFVGAKAIATLSAGYQVALGYAKTRVQGADLTATSKDAPRVTITHHPDVRRSLMLQKSYAEGMRALYLYAAGFRDQITQAEAEGSADSAEATLAAKVNDLLLPIVKGFGSERATQLLTQESLQTLGGSGFLQDYPIEQYIRDSKIDTLYEGTTAIQGQDFFFRKIVKDGGVALTWLASQIQATIDAEAGNGRLKEERQLLAAALDDVQGMLTAMFGHLAAAQEDMANLYKVGQNTSRLLLSVGDLVTAWLLIRQSEVALAALAGEISARDRLFYEGKLAATRFFATQVLPRLASERAIVEATDNALMEIDEGCF from the coding sequence ATGAGCCACTACACCGCGAACCTGCGGGACCTCGAGTTCAACCTCTTCGAGTTCCTCGACACGAAGGACCGGTTCGGCACGGGGCCGTTCGAGCAGATGGACGCCGAGACCGCCCGCGGGATCCTGGCCGAGGTCCGCCGACTGGCCGAAGGGCCCGTCGCGGCCTCCTTCACCGACGCCGACCGCAACCCGCCGGTGTTCGACCCGGCGACGCACTCGGTCACGCTCCCCGAGTCGTTCAAGAAGTCGGTCAAGGCCATCGAGGACGGCGAGTGGTACCGCCTCGACCTGCCCGAGCACCTCGGCGGGTTCGGCGCCCCGCACACCCTGACCTGGGCCGCCTTCGAGATGATCCTCGGCGCCAACCCGGCCGCGTTCATGTACGGCTCCGGAACCGCGTTCGCCGCGATCCTTCACGAGCTCGGCACACCGGACCAGAAGCGCATGGCCGAGCTGATGCTCGAGAACGGCTGGGGCGCCACCATGGTGCTCACCGAGCCCGACGCCGGTTCCGACGTGGGCGCCGCCACCACCAAGGCCGTGCAGCAGCCCGACGGCTCCTGGCACATCAGCGGCGTGAAGCGGTTCATCACCTCCGCCGAGCACGACCTCAGCGACAACATCATCCACCTGGTACTGGCCCGTCCGGAGGGAGCGAGGGCCGGCACCAAGGGGCTGTCACTGTTCGTCGTCCCCAAGTTCCACGTCGACCTCGCGACCGGCGAGCTCGGCGAGCGCAACGGCGCGTACGTGACCAATGTCGAGAAGAAGATGGGGCTGAAGGTCTCCACGACCTGCGAGCTGACCTTCGGGGACGGCCCCGTGCCGGCGAAGGGCTGGCTGGTGGGCGAGGTGCACGACGGCATCGCCCAGATGTTCCAGGTCATCGAGCACGCCCGCATGTTCGTCGGCGCCAAGGCGATCGCCACCCTCTCGGCCGGCTACCAGGTGGCCCTGGGCTACGCGAAGACCCGTGTCCAGGGCGCCGACCTCACGGCGACGTCGAAGGACGCCCCGCGAGTGACCATCACCCACCACCCGGACGTCCGTCGCTCGCTGATGCTGCAGAAGTCCTACGCCGAGGGCATGCGCGCGCTGTACCTGTACGCGGCCGGCTTCCGCGACCAGATCACCCAGGCCGAGGCCGAGGGCAGCGCGGACAGCGCCGAGGCCACGCTGGCCGCCAAGGTCAACGACCTGCTGCTGCCGATCGTGAAGGGCTTCGGCTCGGAGCGCGCCACCCAGCTGCTCACCCAGGAGTCGCTGCAGACCTTGGGCGGCTCGGGCTTCTTGCAGGACTACCCGATAGAGCAGTACATCCGCGACTCCAAGATCGACACCCTGTACGAGGGCACCACGGCGATCCAGGGCCAGGACTTCTTCTTCCGCAAGATCGTCAAGGACGGCGGCGTCGCGCTGACCTGGCTGGCCTCGCAGATCCAGGCGACCATCGACGCCGAGGCCGGCAACGGCCGCCTCAAGGAGGAGCGGCAGCTGCTAGCGGCGGCGCTGGACGACGTCCAGGGCATGCTGACGGCGATGTTCGGCCACCTCGCAGCCGCCCAGGAGGACATGGCGAACCTGTACAAGGTCGGCCAGAACACCTCCCGCCTGCTGCTCTCGGTCGGCGACCTGGTGACGGCCTGGCTGCTGATCCGCCAGTCCGAGGTCGCGTTGGCCGCGCTGGCCGGCGAGATCAGCGCACGGGACCGGCTCTTCTACGAGGGCAAGCTCGCCGCCACCCGCTTCTTCGCCACCCAGGTGCTGCCGCGGCTGGCCTCCGAGCGGGCCATCGTCGAGGCCACCGACAACGCGCTCATGGAGATCGACGAGGGCTGCTTCTGA
- a CDS encoding 3-methyladenine DNA glycosylase → MPHPPRTVLTQDEWLPRARAHAERMAVWTGPHADRRRAGVAHPVLDFLFTYYSETPGRLARWHPGTGVALAGPAARERLDWPFHAEHADGAVGLDAEAFRSARGELVARVVHLLRSTAGRPAQFGCFGMHEWAMVYRPDDGEVRHGAVPLRLGVEGTAEVVDGHRVQCSHFDAYRFFSRRGRPLNTLRPTRADQPELEQPGCLHATMDLYKWAYKLSPAVPGELLADCFALAVDVRVLDMRASPYDLRDHGYESVPVETPEGKAQYVAAQRTFADRGAALRRRLVAVCERLLGDLPAEAVPSQR, encoded by the coding sequence GTGCCGCACCCGCCTCGGACCGTCCTCACCCAGGACGAGTGGCTGCCGCGGGCGCGGGCGCACGCGGAGCGGATGGCGGTCTGGACCGGTCCGCACGCGGATCGGCGGCGCGCCGGCGTCGCGCACCCGGTGCTGGACTTCCTGTTCACCTACTACTCCGAGACGCCTGGCCGGCTGGCCCGCTGGCACCCCGGCACGGGTGTGGCCCTGGCCGGCCCGGCCGCCCGCGAGCGCCTCGACTGGCCCTTCCACGCCGAGCACGCCGACGGCGCCGTCGGCCTCGACGCCGAGGCCTTCCGGTCCGCCCGGGGGGAGCTTGTGGCCCGGGTCGTGCACCTGCTCCGGTCGACCGCCGGACGACCGGCGCAGTTCGGCTGCTTCGGCATGCACGAGTGGGCGATGGTCTACCGCCCGGACGACGGCGAGGTGCGGCACGGCGCGGTGCCCCTGCGCCTGGGCGTCGAGGGCACCGCCGAGGTCGTGGACGGCCACCGCGTGCAGTGCAGTCACTTCGACGCCTACCGCTTCTTCAGCCGTCGCGGCCGGCCGCTGAACACGCTCCGGCCGACGCGCGCCGACCAGCCGGAGCTGGAGCAGCCGGGCTGCCTGCACGCCACGATGGACCTCTACAAGTGGGCCTACAAGCTCTCCCCCGCCGTGCCCGGCGAGCTGCTGGCCGACTGCTTCGCCCTGGCCGTAGACGTGCGCGTGCTGGACATGCGCGCCTCGCCCTACGACCTGCGCGACCACGGGTACGAGTCGGTGCCCGTCGAGACGCCCGAGGGGAAGGCGCAGTACGTGGCCGCCCAGCGGACCTTCGCCGACCGGGGCGCGGCGCTGCGACGCCGGCTGGTCGCGGTGTGCGAGCGGCTGCTCGGTGACCTCCCGGCCGAGGCCGTACCGTCCCAGAGGTGA
- a CDS encoding tyrosine-protein phosphatase, translating to MTSPHTGRWIRLDGTTNMRDLGGLPTTDGGRTATGRILRSDNLQTLSDADVRRLVHEIGLRQVIDLRTTAEILLEGRGPLRSVPEVTHRHFTLLPERGHHTDVFAVEEADERPDLPAGWLESLLPRQVAAHDEGEPPAVRSYLGYLGQRSENVVGALRALSRAEDGASVVHCAAGKDRTGVVCAFALSVAGVPHEEVVADYALTAEIIDALVAKLAASPTYAEDMVSRDVASHTPRAETMQRVLALLDERYGGPAGWLDAHGFGAEEQAALRARLRD from the coding sequence GTGACCTCTCCGCACACCGGCCGCTGGATCCGGCTCGACGGCACGACCAACATGCGTGATCTCGGCGGGCTGCCGACCACCGACGGCGGGCGCACGGCGACCGGGCGGATCCTGCGCAGCGACAACCTGCAGACCCTCAGCGACGCCGACGTCCGGCGGCTGGTGCACGAGATCGGCCTGCGGCAGGTCATCGACCTGCGCACGACGGCGGAGATCCTCCTGGAGGGCCGTGGGCCGCTGCGCTCGGTCCCGGAGGTGACCCACCGGCACTTCACCCTGCTGCCCGAGCGCGGCCACCACACCGACGTGTTCGCGGTCGAGGAGGCCGACGAGCGGCCCGACCTGCCGGCCGGGTGGCTGGAGTCGCTGCTGCCCCGGCAGGTGGCCGCCCACGACGAGGGCGAGCCGCCGGCGGTGCGGTCCTACCTGGGCTACCTCGGCCAGCGGTCGGAGAACGTCGTCGGTGCGCTGCGGGCACTGAGCCGGGCCGAGGACGGCGCCTCGGTGGTGCACTGCGCGGCTGGGAAGGACCGCACCGGTGTGGTGTGCGCGTTCGCGCTGTCCGTCGCGGGCGTTCCGCACGAGGAGGTCGTGGCCGACTACGCGCTGACGGCGGAGATCATCGACGCGCTGGTGGCGAAGCTGGCCGCCTCCCCGACGTACGCCGAGGACATGGTCAGCCGTGACGTAGCGAGCCACACCCCGCGCGCGGAGACGATGCAGCGGGTGCTGGCCCTGCTCGACGAGCGGTACGGCGGCCCCGCCGGCTGGCTCGACGCCCACGGCTTCGGTGCCGAGGAGCAGGCGGCGTTGCGGGCCCGGCTGCGGGACTGA
- a CDS encoding sensor domain-containing diguanylate cyclase, translating into MKAWRRRLRLPWRRRAAVAVDPELLALRGQLQILQSAATELVASEDVDTALRIVSRAAEAVLAPAYLVAVHAPGGGAPLVHGSGLPAERLPELAAALLDGDDMGPGAVVVDIASARRSHGRLAALYRPGDPAMGDEAAMLAVYAGHAAAALDLIIALEDARREADRAGALLALSHELAAAADPAEVSELVAAALGRVVGCSRASLLLWDPGAGVLRASSTAGMSDEQAALLAGTVLRPEDTPELVGMLTDRTPLILDDATSSPRLRAVLRGIGSADVVAVPLLAGTTFLGVATVGWQTGEAPASLAGDVQVRLRGVADQASTALQKARLLQTVRHQATHDALTGLPNRVLFLDRLAEAIAAEDRRSHAAVLFCDLDRFKQVNDTLGHAAGDELLRQVSARLRAAVRPGDVVGRLSGDEFAVVMPGLAEPSDAHGLAGRVVECFREPFRLEGTDVLVGTSVGVAVYPGDGGTAEQLLRTADAAMYRHKHADRPTPARG; encoded by the coding sequence ATGAAGGCCTGGCGACGACGGTTGCGCCTGCCGTGGCGCCGCCGGGCGGCCGTGGCGGTCGACCCGGAGCTGCTGGCCCTGCGCGGCCAGCTGCAGATCTTGCAGTCGGCGGCCACGGAGCTGGTCGCCAGCGAGGACGTCGACACGGCGCTGCGGATCGTCTCCCGGGCCGCGGAGGCGGTCCTGGCGCCGGCCTACCTCGTGGCTGTCCACGCGCCGGGCGGCGGCGCGCCCCTGGTGCACGGGTCCGGCCTGCCGGCCGAGCGGCTGCCCGAGTTGGCCGCCGCACTCCTCGACGGGGACGACATGGGCCCGGGTGCGGTCGTGGTCGACATCGCGTCGGCGCGGCGATCCCACGGCAGGCTGGCTGCCCTCTACCGCCCCGGCGATCCGGCGATGGGCGACGAGGCAGCCATGCTGGCCGTCTATGCCGGCCACGCGGCGGCCGCCCTCGACCTGATCATCGCGCTCGAGGACGCCCGTAGAGAGGCCGACCGGGCCGGCGCGCTGCTGGCGCTGTCGCACGAGCTGGCGGCTGCGGCCGATCCGGCCGAGGTGAGCGAACTGGTCGCCGCGGCGCTCGGGCGCGTCGTCGGCTGCAGCCGTGCCAGCCTTCTTCTGTGGGACCCGGGCGCGGGGGTGCTCCGGGCGTCCTCGACCGCCGGCATGTCCGACGAACAGGCGGCGCTGCTGGCGGGGACCGTACTGCGCCCGGAGGACACCCCGGAGCTGGTGGGGATGCTGACCGACCGGACACCCCTCATCCTCGACGACGCGACGAGCAGCCCCCGGCTGAGAGCGGTCCTCCGGGGCATCGGCAGCGCCGACGTCGTCGCTGTACCGCTGCTCGCCGGGACGACGTTCCTCGGTGTGGCGACGGTGGGCTGGCAGACCGGGGAGGCGCCCGCCTCGCTCGCCGGGGACGTGCAGGTCCGGCTGCGCGGCGTGGCGGACCAGGCATCCACCGCCCTGCAGAAGGCCCGGCTGCTCCAGACCGTCCGGCACCAGGCCACCCACGACGCGCTGACCGGTCTCCCCAACCGCGTGCTGTTCCTCGACCGGCTCGCCGAGGCGATCGCGGCGGAGGACCGGCGGTCCCACGCCGCCGTGCTGTTCTGCGACCTCGATCGGTTCAAGCAGGTGAACGACACCCTGGGCCATGCGGCCGGCGACGAGCTGCTGCGCCAGGTGTCCGCCCGGCTGCGCGCCGCCGTCCGGCCCGGCGACGTCGTGGGCCGGCTCAGCGGTGACGAGTTCGCCGTCGTCATGCCCGGTCTCGCGGAGCCGTCGGATGCCCACGGCCTGGCTGGCCGGGTCGTAGAGTGCTTCCGCGAGCCGTTCCGGCTGGAGGGCACCGACGTCCTCGTCGGCACCAGCGTCGGGGTGGCCGTGTACCCGGGCGACGGCGGCACCGCCGAGCAGCTGCTGCGCACGGCGGACGCGGCGATGTACCGGCACAAGCACGCGGACCGGCCGACCCCGGCACGTGGCTGA
- a CDS encoding SRPBCC family protein, whose product MASVQESIDVDVPIRVAYDQWTQFETFPQFMGGVESITQIDETHTHWVTNVDGVKREFDAEITEQHPEERVAWTSTTGEAKHAGVVTFHRLDDAKTRVMIQIDWEPTGLVEKAGAALGFDDRQVKADAKKFKEFIESRGTETGAWRGDVERPS is encoded by the coding sequence GTGGCCAGCGTGCAGGAGTCCATCGACGTCGACGTCCCGATCCGTGTCGCCTACGACCAGTGGACGCAGTTCGAGACGTTCCCGCAGTTCATGGGCGGTGTCGAGAGCATCACGCAGATCGATGAGACGCACACCCACTGGGTGACCAACGTCGACGGCGTCAAGCGGGAGTTCGATGCCGAGATCACCGAGCAGCACCCCGAGGAGCGGGTGGCCTGGACCAGCACGACCGGTGAGGCCAAGCACGCCGGCGTGGTGACCTTCCACCGCCTCGACGACGCCAAGACCCGCGTGATGATCCAGATCGACTGGGAGCCCACCGGGCTGGTGGAGAAGGCCGGCGCAGCGCTCGGCTTCGACGACCGCCAGGTGAAGGCCGACGCGAAGAAGTTCAAGGAGTTCATCGAGAGCCGCGGCACCGAGACCGGTGCGTGGCGTGGGGACGTCGAGCGCCCCAGCTGA
- a CDS encoding dihydrolipoamide acetyltransferase family protein: protein MANSTPVLRQFRLPDVGEGLTEGEILQWLVAVGDQVAINQPLCEVETAKAAVELPSPFAGTVVELLHEAGTMVDVGTPIITIDVGGGAPADEPAPADDAEPAAGLIGGTAPGGRTAVLVGYGPRTTEARRRPRRSGSVAAARATQRPGAEHGSGGADRPPQPSDDGPPLLATAPDMRSKPVRHGGLEVGRQAEAAALRDDAAPARGVAPGRRGPRPLAKPPVRKYAKDLGVDLTTLTGSGTDGCITRADVDAAVAARTAPAVEKATSAGTGGEQRIPVKGVRKATAAAMVASAFTAPHVTEFLTVDVTRMMKLRSRLAGRPEFAGVKVSPLLFVAKAVLLAARRHPMVNSSWDEAAQEIVVHGQVNLGIAAATPRGLIVPNIPDAGRLTLPELAAALGELTETARAGRTAPAAMSGGTLTITNVGVFGVDTGTPILNPGEAAILAFGAVRQMPWVHKGKVRPRQVTQLALSFDHRIVDGELGSRFLADVGALLHDPGSALAF, encoded by the coding sequence ATGGCGAACTCGACGCCAGTGCTGCGGCAGTTCCGTCTCCCCGACGTCGGTGAGGGCCTCACCGAGGGGGAGATCCTCCAGTGGCTCGTCGCCGTCGGCGACCAGGTCGCGATCAACCAGCCGCTGTGCGAGGTCGAGACGGCCAAGGCGGCCGTCGAGCTGCCCTCGCCGTTCGCCGGGACCGTCGTCGAACTGCTGCACGAAGCCGGGACCATGGTCGACGTCGGCACGCCGATCATCACGATCGACGTCGGAGGCGGGGCGCCCGCGGACGAGCCGGCCCCGGCGGACGATGCCGAGCCCGCCGCCGGCCTGATCGGGGGCACCGCGCCCGGTGGTCGCACGGCGGTGCTGGTCGGCTACGGCCCGCGGACGACCGAGGCCCGGCGCCGGCCACGGCGCTCCGGCAGTGTCGCCGCGGCCCGCGCGACCCAGCGCCCGGGCGCCGAGCACGGCTCCGGGGGCGCCGACCGCCCGCCGCAGCCCTCCGACGACGGCCCGCCGTTGCTGGCCACCGCGCCCGACATGCGCAGCAAGCCGGTCCGCCACGGCGGCCTGGAGGTCGGCCGGCAGGCCGAGGCCGCCGCGCTCCGCGACGACGCCGCTCCCGCCCGGGGCGTCGCGCCCGGCCGCCGTGGCCCGCGCCCGCTGGCCAAGCCCCCGGTGCGCAAGTACGCCAAAGACCTCGGGGTCGACCTGACGACGCTGACCGGCTCCGGCACCGACGGCTGCATCACCCGGGCCGACGTCGACGCCGCCGTCGCCGCCCGGACCGCCCCTGCGGTGGAGAAGGCCACCTCGGCCGGGACCGGCGGGGAGCAGCGCATCCCGGTCAAGGGGGTGCGCAAGGCGACCGCCGCGGCCATGGTGGCCAGCGCCTTCACCGCGCCGCACGTCACCGAGTTCCTGACCGTCGACGTCACGCGGATGATGAAGCTGCGCAGCCGGCTGGCCGGGCGCCCGGAGTTCGCCGGCGTCAAGGTCAGCCCGCTGCTCTTCGTCGCCAAGGCGGTGCTGCTGGCCGCCCGGCGCCATCCGATGGTCAACAGCTCCTGGGACGAGGCGGCGCAGGAGATCGTCGTCCACGGGCAGGTGAACCTCGGCATCGCCGCGGCCACCCCGCGGGGGCTGATCGTGCCCAACATCCCCGACGCCGGCCGGCTCACCCTGCCCGAGCTCGCCGCGGCTCTCGGTGAGCTGACGGAGACCGCCCGCGCCGGCCGCACCGCACCGGCCGCGATGAGCGGGGGCACGCTCACCATCACCAACGTCGGCGTCTTCGGCGTCGACACCGGCACGCCGATCCTGAACCCGGGTGAGGCGGCCATCCTGGCCTTCGGCGCCGTCCGCCAGATGCCGTGGGTGCACAAGGGGAAGGTCCGCCCGCGCCAGGTCACCCAGCTGGCGCTCTCCTTCGACCACCGCATCGTCGACGGCGAGCTGGGCAGCCGGTTCCTCGCCGACGTCGGCGCACTGCTGCACGATCCCGGGAGCGCCCTGGCGTTCTGA